A stretch of DNA from Macrotis lagotis isolate mMagLag1 chromosome X, bilby.v1.9.chrom.fasta, whole genome shotgun sequence:
AGTATGTAAAAGATGAACAAACCTGTCATTCTCTCTGTGTGTTCCAGAACCTCAGAAGCATGGTTTTGAAGAGTAAGGCTCAGACTCATAGAAATTGAAGAGCAGTCCCACTCCAAAAAGTGCTTTAATAAATTGTTTATTGCCATTCACATGTAAGGTAGCATTCTAATTTATCATACCCTTTTGAAATTTGACTTTTATAGAGGAtacagaaaagaatattttactcAGCACATGACTtgataataaatgctttattaattCCTGTGGCAGTGTGTACAAGGGATAATGACCTGTTCTATTTCTTTCAGACTGGAAGATTAGGATTGAAACTCCAAAGCTTGGTGTTTCTTTGGATCTGTCATCCCAGGAAAGATTCCCAAGGAAATGCACCAGTGTCTCCGAGTCTGGAGAACCCTGTAGTTGTGATGCCAAGTTAGCTAGTCAGCAGAGCAATGAGAAGAAATTTTCACAGCAAGTGAAAATCACCCAGAGGAAGACTTTGAATTCACTGAGGGgccatgaatgtaatgaatgtggcaGAAACTTCAGTGTAGGGCCAGTCTCTTCTCACCAGGGAGAAAAGATAGCAAAAAATCTCCATAACTATGACAGACATAGAAAGAGCTTCAGACTAAATTCAGACCTAAGTAAATGCATTGGAAACTGCTCAGAGCAGACATATTATAGGTGTGGCAAATGTGAGAAATTCTTCAGTTATAATTCTGACCTTACAAAATATCATAATCATATTGCGGAGAAACCTTGTGAATGTGATGAATGTAGAAATACCCTATACTACGGTTCATCCATTACTTTACATCAAAGAAGTCATACTCAAAAGAAAGTGAGTAAATCAAATAAATGTGAAGAGTCCTTTTCCCAGAGCCTCCAAGTTATTGAATGTCAGAAAATTgaaacaggagagaaaatttatgaatgtCATGAATGTGGGAGGACTTTTGCTCAGAGTGCACATCTTGCTCGACATGAGAAGTGTCATTCTAGTGAGAAATcttatgaatgcaatgaatgtgggaagaCCTTCAGCCGCAGTGCATATCTTACTGAACATCAAAGAATTCAcagtggagagaaaccttatgaatgtaatgagtgTGGGAAGTCCTTCATCCGAGGTACTTACCTTACACTACATCagagaactcatactggagaaaaaccttatgagtgtcatgaatgtggaaaggccttTCCCCAGAGCATACAGCTTCTtggacatcagagaattcatacaggagaaaaaccttatgaatgtaattaCTGTGGGAAGACATTTAGACATAGCTCATCTCTTAATTCCCATCACAgagttcatactggagagaaaccctatgagtGTAATGAGTGTGGGAAGACCTTCAAACACAGCTCGTCCCTTACTTATCATCatagaattcatactggagagaaaccatatgaatgtaaagaatgtgggaaaaccttcCCCCAGAGCATACAACTTATTgggcatcagagaattcatactggagagaaacctta
This window harbors:
- the LOC141497125 gene encoding uncharacterized protein LOC141497125, which gives rise to MVPVCPTARALEESVTFKDVAVDFSWEEWRHLDPYQKELYREVMLENYRNLVCLGLAVSKPDMITQLEHGLAPWMPEGEGPRCRCADWKIRIETPKLGVSLDLSSQERFPRKCTSVSESGEPCSCDAKLASQQSNEKKFSQQVKITQRKTLNSLRGHECNECGRNFSVGPVSSHQGEKIAKNLHNYDRHRKSFRLNSDLSKCIGNCSEQTYYRCGKCEKFFSYNSDLTKYHNHIAEKPCECDECRNTLYYGSSITLHQRSHTQKKVSKSNKCEESFSQSLQVIECQKIETGEKIYECHECGRTFAQSAHLARHEKCHSSEKSYECNECGKTFSRSAYLTEHQRIHSGEKPYECNECGKSFIRGTYLTLHQRTHTGEKPYECHECGKAFPQSIQLLGHQRIHTGEKPYECNYCGKTFRHSSSLNSHHRVHTGEKPYECNECGKTFKHSSSLTYHHRIHTGEKPYECKECGKTFPQSIQLIGHQRIHTGEKPYDCNECGKTFSRKTQLTRHQRIHTGNKPYECNACGKAFCQKTQLTKHQRIHTGEKPYECHECGKSFRQRSHLTYHQRIHIGDSLCEYNERTKDVGHMLF